The genomic window TGTCGATGCTCGAGAACTCGCGGCTGATGTGATTGATGACGATCCCCATGACGAAGATGCCGACCAGGAGGTCGAGTAGCGCCCCCGCCTCCACCATGACCGGCATGGCGTCGGCGAGGAGCAGGCCGAACAGGAAGATCCCGTTCTCCATGAGGAGGTACCCCAGCACCTGGGAGATCGCCTTGCGCCGTCCCATGAGTACCAGGAAGCCGCTCATGAGGGTCGCCGCGGCGGCGGGTACCACGAGGAGCCCCTCGTGCTCGGGGGCGAGCGGAAGCTTCGCCGCGAAGATGAAGGCGAGCGAGGTGAAGAGCGCTCCCAGGACCAGGGACGGGATGTAGCCGATGAAGGGGGAGAATTCCCGCTCGATCTCCGCCTTCTTGATGGCCCGGATGATGAGGGTCGGGATCAGAGCCCCCTTGACGAGGATGATGCTCACCACGATGAAGGCCAGGTGCCAGGAGAAGGGGTGCACGAGCGCCGGTAGGACGCCGAGAAGCACCCCCTGCACGGCGACGCTTCGCACCGAAAAGGCGAGGCGACTCGTGCCGAGGACGGCGAAGTTGATGAGGAGGCAAAGTACGAGAAGCTGGTCGGCCAGGGAATTCATATCGTCACCTCACTACCAGGACCAGGGAGAACGCGGTCAGGATCAGGGCTGCCACCAGAAGCTGAGGCACGCGGATCAGCCTCAGGCGCGCCATCACCGACTCGACCACGCCGATGGCGACGGCAAGGCCCAGCATGCCGCAGGCGAAGATGCCCCAGTCTAGATAGCCGTTACCCGAGGAAAAGGGGAGCGCGATGTTCACGAAGAGCGCGCCGAGGAGGTAGAGCTTCAGGGCCGCGCCGTAGAGGATGCAGCAGAAATACGGGCCGCTGTGGTCGAGCACCATCACCTCGTGGATCATGGTGAGCTCCAAGTGGGTGTTAGGGTCGTCGAAGGGGATGCGGCAGTTTTCGGCCAGGACCACCACGAAGAGCCCGGCCAAAAGCAGGATGAGTGCGGCGCCGGTGGCGAGCCAGACCGGGAATGTCACGTGCTGCAGCATGGGCGTGAGGCTCATGGTCCCCGAGAGCCGCGTCAGCGTGATGAGGGCGAAGAAGAGGGTCGGCTCGGCGAGGCATGAGAAGGTGACCTCGCGGGCCGCCCCCATCCCCTCGAAGCTTGAGGCGGTGTCGAGCGCGGCGGTCGTGGTGAAGAAGCGCCCCAGGGCGAAGAGATAGGCGAAGAGGATCATGTCCCCCTCGAAGGAGATCGGTGCGGCATGTCGCCCGAGAGGTACCAGAAGCGAGGCGAAGAGGGTCGCGGCCAGCGTCACCACCGGCCCTGCGCGGAAGACCCAGGTCGTGCTATCCGAGAGGACGATCCCCTTTTGCATCAGCCGCCCCATGTCGTAGTAGGGCTGCAGGAAAGGGGCGCCGACCCGGCCCGCGAAGGCCGCCTTGGTCTTGCCGATCACCCCGAGAAGCAGCGGGGGCATGGCGAGCACCAGCGCCATGTGGAAGATTGTGTCGATCATGTCCGACTCCTGTTCGCAATCATGCTCGCATAATTCAATGCACCCACAAAAGAAGCAGCATAAGCGTCGCGAAGATGTAGAGGATGTAGATCTGCACCTCGCCGTGCTGCAACCTTCTCAGGAAGGCGCAGGCGACCCCCGCGATGTTCAGGAACGGGAGCACCACCCGATGCAGCAGGGTCTCCTCCGGCGCGTAACTGAGCCTTGCCGCCGCCGGGGCAAGTCCCCTCACCGGGTCGACGTGGAGTCGGGTCCGGATCAGGGCGCCGGAGAGGGACGAGAAGAAGGCGCCGAAGGAGCTGCCGGTGTACTGGATGCGCGGCGAGGGACGCAAGTAGCCGCATCCCCAGGTGGGACCCGATGCCGAGCGTCCCTG from Geomonas ferrireducens includes these protein-coding regions:
- a CDS encoding respiratory chain complex I subunit 1 family protein, whose amino-acid sequence is MIDTIFHMALVLAMPPLLLGVIGKTKAAFAGRVGAPFLQPYYDMGRLMQKGIVLSDSTTWVFRAGPVVTLAATLFASLLVPLGRHAAPISFEGDMILFAYLFALGRFFTTTAALDTASSFEGMGAAREVTFSCLAEPTLFFALITLTRLSGTMSLTPMLQHVTFPVWLATGAALILLLAGLFVVVLAENCRIPFDDPNTHLELTMIHEVMVLDHSGPYFCCILYGAALKLYLLGALFVNIALPFSSGNGYLDWGIFACGMLGLAVAIGVVESVMARLRLIRVPQLLVAALILTAFSLVLVVR
- a CDS encoding hydrogenase; this translates as MNSLADQLLVLCLLINFAVLGTSRLAFSVRSVAVQGVLLGVLPALVHPFSWHLAFIVVSIILVKGALIPTLIIRAIKKAEIEREFSPFIGYIPSLVLGALFTSLAFIFAAKLPLAPEHEGLLVVPAAAATLMSGFLVLMGRRKAISQVLGYLLMENGIFLFGLLLADAMPVMVEAGALLDLLVGIFVMGIVINHISREFSSIDTSRLSALREE